The following are encoded in a window of Colletotrichum lupini chromosome 3, complete sequence genomic DNA:
- a CDS encoding peroxidase, protein MARRSHRPSTSIDPCKQTPDASPWKKKMDTRNTPVDAGAPASDHSECQRQAGAGAGYIGISQTPPGQRTFEIYIQRAAPPVSPSTSFPPPPSKASFPSSIYFNRVVDSIWNSITTSSKLPPRLVLFRLPSELSYTVPFAVELLPCCLISNRDYPICLCLSADTHRRLPQETTPNLTFELAQMAASTRQFARAALRTSTRTSFAAAAPRQAFRQQGRRLYSSEPASKSGSSTWIWLSGLAVAGAGGAYLFTKEGGVSAGSVPKVVNPTKADYEKVYKVIADRLEEKDDYDDGSYGPVLVRLAWHASGTFDKETGTGGSNGATMRFAPESDHGANAGLKAARDFLQPVKEQFPWITYSDLWILGGVAAIQEMQGPIIPYRPGRKDGEAAACTPDGRLPDASQREKHLRDIFYRMGFNDQEIVALSGAHALGRCHVDRSGFDGPWTFSPTVLTNDYYKLLLNEKWQWKKWNGPAQYEDKGTKSLMMLPADYALIQDKAFKKQVEVYAKDNEAFFKDFSNVIVKLFELGVPFAQGAEERWTFKPTWQD, encoded by the exons ATGGCGAGGCGGTCCCACCGTCCGTCCACGTCCATCGACCCTTGCAAGCAGACCCCCGACGCAAGCCCATGGAAGAAAAAGATGGATACCCGTAACACCCCAGTCGACGCTGGAGCTCCTGCTTCTGACCACTCAGAA TGTCAAAGGCAGGCTGGTGCCGGTGCAGGGTACATTGGTATTTCTCAAACGCCCCCGGGGCAACGAACATTCGAGATTTATATTCAAAGGGCCGCGCCGCCAGTCTCCCCTTCCACTTCGTTCCCCCCCCCTCCTTCGAAAGCCTCCTTCCCTTCTTCCATTTACTTCAATCGCGTTGTTGATTCTATCTGGAACTCCATAACCACCTCATCAAAGCTTCCACCAAGGTTAGTACTCTTCAGACTCCCGTCAGAGCTCTCCTACACAGTTCCCTTTGCCGTCGAGCTTCTGCCCTGCTGCCTTATCTCAAACCGAGATTACCCGATATGCCTGTGTCTCTCAGCAGACACACACCGCAGACTCCCACAAGAAACAACCCCCAATCTGACGTTTGAACTCGCGCAGATGGCCGCTTCCACAAGACAGTTCGCCCGCGCGGCGCTGAGAACCTCCACCAGAACCTCCTTCGCCGCTGCCGCCCCCCGCCAGGCCTTCCGCCAGCAGGGCCGCCGCCTCTACTCCTCCGAGCCCGCCAGCAAGTCCGGCAGCTCCACCTGGATCTGGCTCTCCGGCTTAGCCGtcgccggcgccggcggcgcCTACCTCTTCACCAAGGAGGGCGGCGTCTCCGCCGGCTCCGTCCCCAAGGTCGTCAACCCCACAAAGGCCGACTACGAGAAGGTGTACAAGGTCATTGCCGACCGCCTCGAGGAGAAGGACGACTACGACGACGGCAGCTACGGCCCCGTTCTCGTTCGTCTCGCGTGGCACGCCAGCGGTACCTTTGACAAGGAGACTGGTACTGGCGGCAGCAACGGTGCTACCATGCGCTTCGCCCCCGAGTCTGACCACGGCGCCAACGCTGGCCTGAAGGCTGCCCGTGACTTCCTTCAGCCCGTCAAGG AGCAATTCCCCTGGATCACTTACTCCGACCTCTGGATCCTCGGCGGCGTCGCCGCCATCCAGGAGATGCAGGGCCCTATCATCCCCTACCGCCCCGGCCGCAAGGATGGCGAGGCTGCCGCCTGCACCCCTGATGGCCGTCTCCCCGACGCCTCCCAGCGCGAGAAGCACCTCCGTGACATCTTCTACCGCATGGGCTTCAACGACCAGGAGATTGTCGCCCTCTCCGGCGCCCACGCCCTCGGCCGCTGCCACGTTGACCGCTCCGGCTTCGACGGCCCTTGGACTTTCTCCCCTACCGTCCTGACCAACGACTACTACAAGCTTCTCCTGAACGAGAAGTGGCAGTGGAAGAAGTGGAATGGTCCCGCTCAG TACGAGGACAAGGGCACCAAGTCCCTGATGATGCTTCCCGCCGACTACGCCTTGATCCAGGACAAGGCTTTCAAGAAGCAGGTCGAGGTGTACGCCAAGGACAACGAGGCCTTCTTCAAGGACTTCTCCAACGTCATTGTCAAGCTGTTTGAGCTCGGTGTTCCCTTTGCCCAGGGCGCCGAGGAGCGCTGGACCTTCAAGCCCACTTGGCAGGACTAA
- a CDS encoding ATP11 protein, whose protein sequence is MASCRIPALRHLVTTSQRAFRASNQRRWAQVHDARFLATTQQPRAVVEKYRAKLEKKAQQEGVSNIDELKAAYADKIQEQKKKDALSVPGLEHLLNDEPAPAAIPTTATTTTSETGEAQTQTKDKAPIPGSSSGNGVKPLDEILDLPKARELPDKELTAIWRLRHASDPSSLCAVIPAATYAQMESLARQNPQFILPVPHESQGAEIHFLQWVFDAASRTATVMFTQLAEFKARGEFAQPHTTITHHTDLAADRGLVLMQGKCLEDRGVKTAHAQWLVLCLQRFYGEAEGKERAEERRKLLEWFRLGDERFSVEKLMEEAERIS, encoded by the coding sequence ATGGCCTCCTGTCGGATCCCAGCCCTACGGCACCTGGTCACCACCTCCCAACGCGCCTTCCGCGCCTCAAACCAACGCCGCTGGGCCCAGGTCCACGACGCCCGCTTCCTCGCCACGACCCAACAACCTCGCGCCGTCGTCGAAAAGTACCGCGCCAAGCTCGAGAAGAAGGCCCAGCAGGAGGGCGTCTCCAACATTGACGAGCTCAAGGCCGCCTACGCCGACAAGATCCAggagcagaagaagaaggacgcCCTCTCCGTGCCGGGCCTCGAACACCTCCTCAACGACGAGCCCGCGCCCGCGGCGATACCGACGACGGCTACTACAACAACGAGCGAGACGGGAGAAGCCCAGACGCAGACAAAAGACAAGGCCCCGATTCCCGGATCCTCCTCGGGCAACGGCGTCAAACCCCTCGACGAGATTCTCGACCTCCCCAAGGCGCGCGAGCTGCCGGACAAGGAACTCACAGCCATCTGGCGCCTCCGCCACGCCTCGGACCCGTCCTCGCTCTGCGCCGTGATCCCGGCAGCGACCTACGCGCAGATGGAATCCCTCGCCCGCCAGAACCCGCAATTCATCCTCCCCGTCCCGCACGAGTCCCAGGGCGCCGAGATCCACTTCCTGCAATGGGTCTTTGACGCCGCCTCGCGCACCGCGACAGTCATGTTCACGCAGCTCGCCGAGTTCAAGGCGCGCGGCGAGTTCGCCCAGCCGCACACGACCATCACGCACCACACCGACCTCGCGGCCGACAGGGGCCTCGTGCTGATGCAGGGCAAGTGCCTCGAGGACCGCGGGGTCAAGACAGCGCACGCGCAGTGGCTCGTGCTGTGTCTGCAGCGGTTCTATGGCGAGGCGGAGGGCAAGGAGAGGGCCGAGGAGAGGAGAAAGCTGTTGGAGTGGTTCCGGTTGGGGGATGAGCGGTTTAGTGTCGAGAAGCTCATGGAGGAGGCGGAGCGCATCAGCTAA